From Novosphingobium decolorationis, one genomic window encodes:
- a CDS encoding hybrid sensor histidine kinase/response regulator, with the protein MISAEDTPQPANRRSLIDVLVVVGALAASLALVWVLARDPVLSAVFGGAMLVFAGLAFVLSRRGGEVASPDFAQPDWSVTVAAIERPDVAVAITDRAGRLTCANTIFESQFGVASAPPMLALDAASQERLAQATRMALRDGQATCDVAAEAPAGLGAPLWTAQLRRAGRGDDFLIWTFTPQSAPDLVGGFAQHLEGGLGRGLARGGIAAALVEPDGTIRAASALFAEQAAGDPEASLAGTDFIELLARDENDTISWARSESHGEPMVLYAVPVADPDTPDPLDETTTPSLMLAVPASQGIGARAGGSGASPHLEALLAQLPLGLAMADRDGRLLFANSAFMRAAGREGEDAPTYPTDLVVREDKRALSEAIRRFAQGPSSAGDIAVRLSAQAEDPVSLSLAGVRGLGDAAVLLGLTDTSEETRLKRQVAQATKMQAVGQLAGGVAHDFNNVLTAILGTCDLMLMRHTPGDSDYDDIQQIRANSNRAASLTRQLLAFSRQQTLRPEVLQLPDVVADVSQMLRRLIGEKIELVVKHDRDLGPVRADPTQLEQVIVNLCVNARDAMQGRGDGSGKLTLSTRKVLTSDARTSRSEIIPAGDYTALIVEDTGGGIPPEVIGKIFEPFFTTKEQGKGTGLGLSTVYGIVKQSGGFIFAESEPGKGTRFVVYLPVYHPAPGAQVEADAPEAQAETEPSQWAGGGRILLVEDEVTVRIIAERALVRQGYEVTCAEDGEDGLAKVEDVIAAGGGFDLVVSDVVMPSLDGPGMAREIRAIVPGMPVLFMSGYAEEQLRKEIGLANAWFMPKPFSVQQLSEKVGEVLARTAK; encoded by the coding sequence GTGATCTCAGCCGAGGATACGCCGCAGCCTGCAAACCGCCGCTCCCTGATCGATGTGCTGGTCGTGGTCGGTGCTCTTGCCGCCAGCCTCGCCCTGGTCTGGGTCCTGGCCCGCGATCCAGTGCTCAGCGCGGTCTTTGGCGGAGCCATGCTCGTTTTTGCAGGACTGGCCTTCGTTCTGTCCCGGCGCGGCGGCGAAGTCGCCAGCCCCGATTTTGCCCAGCCCGACTGGTCGGTGACGGTCGCCGCGATCGAGCGTCCGGACGTGGCCGTCGCGATTACCGACAGGGCCGGGCGGCTGACTTGCGCCAACACCATCTTTGAGAGCCAGTTCGGGGTCGCGAGCGCGCCGCCGATGCTAGCGCTCGATGCGGCCTCGCAGGAGCGCCTCGCCCAGGCGACGCGCATGGCCCTGCGCGACGGACAGGCCACGTGCGATGTCGCGGCCGAGGCCCCGGCTGGGCTCGGTGCTCCGCTCTGGACCGCGCAGCTGCGCCGGGCCGGGCGCGGTGACGATTTCCTGATCTGGACCTTCACGCCCCAGTCCGCGCCCGATCTTGTCGGAGGCTTCGCGCAGCATCTCGAAGGCGGCCTTGGCCGGGGGCTGGCACGGGGGGGAATCGCCGCCGCGCTGGTCGAGCCGGATGGCACGATCCGCGCGGCCAGCGCGCTCTTTGCCGAACAGGCGGCGGGCGATCCCGAGGCAAGCCTTGCCGGAACCGACTTCATCGAACTTCTCGCCCGTGACGAGAACGACACGATCAGCTGGGCCCGCAGCGAAAGCCATGGCGAGCCGATGGTTCTCTACGCCGTGCCGGTCGCCGATCCCGATACGCCCGACCCGCTCGACGAGACGACGACGCCGTCGCTGATGCTGGCGGTTCCCGCCTCGCAGGGGATCGGCGCGCGCGCCGGAGGCAGCGGGGCTTCACCGCACCTGGAAGCGCTTCTGGCGCAGCTTCCGCTGGGGCTTGCCATGGCGGATCGCGATGGCCGCCTGCTCTTTGCCAATTCGGCGTTCATGCGCGCGGCTGGCCGTGAGGGCGAGGACGCACCGACTTATCCCACCGACCTCGTCGTGCGCGAGGACAAGAGGGCGCTCTCCGAGGCGATCCGCCGCTTTGCGCAAGGTCCGTCCAGCGCAGGCGACATTGCCGTGCGCCTGTCCGCACAGGCGGAGGATCCGGTCTCGCTCAGCCTTGCCGGTGTGCGGGGGCTGGGCGATGCGGCGGTTCTCCTGGGGCTCACGGATACCTCGGAGGAAACCCGGCTCAAGCGCCAGGTCGCGCAGGCGACCAAGATGCAGGCCGTGGGCCAGTTGGCGGGCGGTGTTGCCCACGATTTCAATAACGTGCTGACCGCTATCCTGGGCACCTGCGATCTTATGCTGATGCGCCATACGCCCGGCGATTCCGACTACGACGACATCCAGCAGATCCGGGCCAATTCCAACCGGGCGGCCTCGCTGACGCGCCAGCTTCTTGCCTTCTCGCGCCAGCAGACGCTGCGCCCGGAAGTGCTCCAGCTGCCCGACGTGGTGGCCGACGTCTCGCAGATGCTGCGCCGCCTCATTGGTGAGAAGATCGAACTGGTGGTCAAGCACGACCGTGATCTGGGCCCCGTGCGCGCCGACCCCACGCAGTTGGAGCAGGTGATCGTCAACCTGTGCGTCAATGCGCGCGATGCGATGCAGGGGCGCGGCGATGGATCGGGCAAGCTCACCCTCTCCACCCGCAAGGTCCTGACAAGCGACGCGCGCACCTCGCGCAGCGAGATCATCCCGGCGGGTGACTACACCGCGCTTATTGTCGAGGATACGGGCGGCGGCATTCCGCCCGAGGTCATCGGCAAGATTTTCGAGCCGTTCTTCACCACCAAGGAGCAGGGCAAGGGCACCGGCCTTGGGCTCTCCACCGTCTATGGCATCGTCAAGCAGTCGGGCGGCTTCATCTTCGCCGAAAGCGAACCGGGCAAGGGCACGCGCTTCGTGGTCTACCTGCCCGTCTACCATCCCGCTCCGGGCGCGCAGGTGGAGGCCGACGCACCCGAAGCGCAGGCCGAGACCGAGCCGAGCCAGTGGGCCGGGGGCGGGCGCATCCTGCTCGTCGAGGACGAAGTGACCGTCCGGATCATCGCCGAGCGTGCGCTGGTGCGCCAGGGCTACGAAGTGACCTGCGCCGAGGATGGCGAGGACGGCCTTGCCAAGGTCGAGGACGTGATCGCGGCCGGGGGCGGATTTGACCTGGTCGTCTCCGACGTCGTCATGCCCAGCCTCGACGGACCCGGCATGGCGCGCGAGATCCGCGCCATCGTGCCGGGCATGCCGGTGCTGTTCATGTCCGGCTATGCCGAGGAGCAATTGCGCAAGGAAATCGGGCTCGCCAATGCCTGGTTCATGCCCAAGCCGTTTTCGGTGCAGCAGCTCTCCGAAAAGGTCGGTGAGGTTCTCGCCCGCACCGCAAAGTAG
- the smpB gene encoding SsrA-binding protein SmpB — protein sequence MARPQRTTFDKTKTVAENRRARFDYHIEEKFEAGIALTGTEVKSLRFGEGSIAESYAEISGGECWLINANVPEFSHGNRFNHEPKRPRKLLLHEREIARLQGAVERKGLTLVPLSVYFNSRGRAKVELALAKGKNAADKRNTVKERDWKREQGRLLREHG from the coding sequence ATGGCACGTCCGCAACGCACTACATTCGACAAGACCAAGACCGTCGCCGAAAACCGCCGGGCCCGCTTCGATTACCATATCGAGGAAAAGTTCGAGGCCGGAATCGCGCTGACAGGCACCGAGGTGAAGTCCCTGCGCTTTGGCGAAGGCTCGATCGCCGAATCCTACGCCGAGATCAGCGGCGGGGAATGCTGGCTGATCAACGCCAACGTGCCCGAGTTCAGCCACGGCAACCGGTTCAACCACGAGCCCAAGCGTCCGCGCAAGCTCCTGCTGCACGAGCGCGAGATCGCGCGCCTGCAGGGCGCGGTGGAGCGCAAGGGCCTGACCCTGGTGCCGCTCTCGGTCTACTTCAACAGCCGGGGGCGTGCGAAAGTCGAACTCGCGCTCGCCAAGGGCAAGAACGCCGCCGACAAGCGCAACACGGTCAAGGAGCGGGACTGGAAGCGCGAACAGGGCCGCTTGCTGCGAGAACACGGATGA
- the dapA gene encoding 4-hydroxy-tetrahydrodipicolinate synthase — MFSGSIPALVTPFRDGAFDEAAFRRLVDWQIESGSSALVPCGTTGENSTLSNAEHHRVIEVCIEQAAGRVPVIAGCGSNDTMNALLHMNFSKKCGATAALVVAPYYNKPSQEGLFAHFAYLAEHAELPILLYNVPGRTVSDLKPETVCELARRYPGKIIGIKDASGDLSRVTDHRMGIGKDFCMLSGDDELALPFNAAGGSGCISVTANVAPALCAEFQAACAANDLARARELNDKLYPLHYAMFEDSSPGPCKYALAQVHDWMENELRLPLVPCNDTARKAVDEALVHAGLL, encoded by the coding sequence ATGTTCTCGGGGTCCATACCGGCACTTGTCACACCGTTTCGCGACGGTGCGTTCGATGAAGCGGCGTTTCGCCGCCTGGTCGACTGGCAGATCGAAAGCGGTTCCTCGGCGCTCGTGCCGTGCGGCACGACGGGTGAGAATTCCACGCTTTCCAACGCCGAGCACCACCGCGTCATTGAAGTCTGCATCGAGCAGGCCGCGGGCCGGGTTCCGGTCATTGCGGGCTGCGGCAGCAACGACACGATGAACGCACTTCTCCACATGAATTTCTCGAAGAAGTGCGGGGCCACCGCGGCCCTCGTGGTCGCGCCCTACTACAACAAGCCGAGCCAGGAAGGCCTCTTCGCGCACTTCGCCTATCTGGCCGAGCATGCCGAGCTGCCGATCCTGCTCTACAACGTGCCGGGCCGCACGGTCTCGGACCTCAAGCCCGAGACCGTGTGCGAGCTGGCGCGCCGCTATCCCGGCAAGATCATCGGCATCAAGGATGCAAGCGGCGACCTCAGCCGCGTGACCGACCACCGCATGGGGATCGGCAAGGACTTCTGCATGCTTTCGGGCGATGATGAACTGGCGCTGCCCTTCAACGCGGCGGGCGGTTCGGGCTGCATCTCGGTGACGGCGAACGTCGCACCGGCCCTGTGCGCCGAGTTCCAGGCGGCCTGTGCGGCCAATGATCTGGCCCGTGCGCGCGAACTCAACGACAAGCTCTACCCGCTGCACTACGCCATGTTTGAGGACAGCTCGCCGGGGCCGTGCAAGTATGCGCTGGCGCAGGTCCACGACTGGATGGAGAACGAACTGCGCCTGCCGCTCGTCCCCTGCAACGACACCGCCCGCAAGGCCGTGGACGAAGCGCTGGTTCACGCCGGACTGCTCTGA
- a CDS encoding alpha/beta hydrolase family protein, which yields MPAYSRQIRCTVARFVGAGLLIAAVPTLGSASALAAAPEPPALDAYGDLPAVVDIAISPDGTRTASIRYSGGQFWLVVLDSQIQPIERVPMGTNKFRGLTWADDETILITNSATVSLGMNFTASKYEMTGTIIVPLNPDNATGLVFGNTRRVADTTRGAHGIRRVDGRTIGYYGGIELGVRGMGDPQFLHGRPTLYAVDLARNRVDLAARAASEDHRRDWLVDGQGVVAATLDINTRTGAWDIVNAQGDELARGNDPTHGAGLIAFGKDGRTIVYGLRDQEGRDRWFEVPLAGGEPVEYLPNIAIERLYTDPRNGQIMGYREAGESAKTVMFDPQLDTKLALIFKAFPGRNPRLQDWTANLDQVLVHTEGNADSGTWYWVDVPGRRAEAIGNDRPAIDTAQVGPVSAFAYTAGDGLKLDGVLSLPPGREARDLPLVVLPHGGPHASDEVGFDWWAQAFASRGYAVFQPNFRGSTGRTAELRNAGHGQWGRAMQTDISDGVQALAEKGIIDPTRACIVGASYGGYAALAGVTLQQGLYRCAASVAGVSDISLMYRTDVYESGGSRMVRNSLQEDLGDRGDFDAISPRRHAEDADAPILLVHGKDDTVVPFEQSSKMADALKDAGKPHEVVVLDEEDHWLSRAETRKAMLKAVVGFVARHNPAD from the coding sequence ATGCCAGCATACAGCCGTCAGATTCGGTGCACGGTGGCGCGCTTCGTGGGCGCCGGTCTTCTTATCGCCGCCGTGCCGACGTTGGGCTCCGCGTCCGCCCTCGCCGCAGCGCCCGAGCCGCCCGCGCTCGATGCCTATGGCGACCTTCCCGCTGTTGTCGACATCGCCATATCGCCGGACGGCACCCGGACCGCCTCGATCCGCTACTCCGGCGGACAGTTCTGGCTGGTCGTTCTCGATTCGCAGATCCAGCCGATCGAGCGCGTACCGATGGGCACCAACAAGTTTCGAGGCCTGACCTGGGCCGACGACGAGACGATCCTCATCACCAACTCGGCGACGGTGTCGCTGGGCATGAATTTCACCGCGTCCAAATACGAGATGACCGGCACGATCATCGTTCCGCTCAATCCCGATAACGCCACCGGGCTTGTCTTTGGCAACACGCGCAGGGTCGCGGACACCACGCGCGGGGCGCATGGCATCCGCCGGGTCGATGGCAGGACCATCGGCTACTACGGGGGGATCGAACTGGGTGTACGCGGGATGGGCGATCCGCAGTTCCTCCACGGCCGCCCGACACTCTACGCCGTGGATCTGGCTCGCAACCGGGTAGACCTTGCCGCGCGCGCAGCCAGTGAGGATCACCGGCGCGACTGGCTGGTCGACGGCCAGGGCGTGGTCGCAGCCACGCTCGACATCAATACCCGCACCGGCGCCTGGGACATCGTCAATGCGCAGGGCGACGAACTGGCCCGGGGCAATGATCCGACCCATGGCGCGGGCCTCATCGCCTTTGGCAAGGACGGGCGCACCATCGTCTATGGGCTGCGTGACCAGGAAGGCCGCGACCGCTGGTTCGAGGTTCCCCTCGCAGGCGGCGAACCCGTCGAATACCTGCCCAATATCGCCATCGAACGGTTGTACACAGATCCGCGCAACGGACAGATCATGGGCTACCGCGAAGCGGGCGAGAGCGCGAAGACGGTCATGTTCGATCCCCAGCTCGACACCAAGCTGGCGTTGATCTTCAAGGCCTTTCCCGGTCGCAACCCTCGCCTCCAGGACTGGACGGCGAACCTCGACCAGGTGCTTGTCCATACCGAAGGCAACGCCGACAGCGGCACCTGGTACTGGGTCGACGTTCCCGGCCGCAGGGCCGAAGCCATTGGCAACGACCGCCCCGCAATCGACACCGCGCAGGTCGGCCCGGTTTCCGCGTTCGCATACACCGCGGGGGACGGCCTAAAGCTCGATGGCGTGCTCAGCCTGCCTCCGGGCCGCGAGGCGCGCGACCTGCCGCTTGTGGTCTTGCCCCACGGCGGTCCGCACGCCAGCGACGAGGTCGGCTTCGATTGGTGGGCCCAGGCCTTCGCCTCACGCGGCTATGCCGTATTCCAGCCCAACTTTCGAGGCTCGACCGGCCGAACGGCCGAACTGCGCAATGCCGGACATGGCCAGTGGGGCCGCGCCATGCAAACCGACATTTCCGATGGCGTACAAGCGCTCGCCGAGAAAGGGATCATCGACCCAACACGGGCCTGCATCGTGGGCGCAAGCTACGGCGGCTATGCCGCGCTCGCGGGGGTCACGCTGCAACAGGGCCTCTACCGCTGCGCGGCCTCGGTCGCGGGGGTCTCGGACATTTCTCTCATGTACCGCACCGACGTCTACGAGAGCGGAGGCTCGCGCATGGTACGCAATTCCCTCCAGGAGGACCTGGGCGACAGGGGCGATTTCGATGCGATCTCGCCGCGCCGCCATGCCGAGGATGCCGACGCCCCGATCCTGCTTGTGCACGGCAAGGACGATACAGTCGTACCCTTCGAACAGAGCAGCAAGATGGCCGATGCGCTCAAGGATGCGGGCAAACCCCATGAGGTCGTGGTGCTCGACGAAGAGGACCACTGGCTTTCGCGCGCCGAGACCCGAAAGGCCATGCTGAAAGCCGTGGTCGGCTTCGTGGCCAGGCACAACCCGGCGGACTGA
- a CDS encoding DUF2062 domain-containing protein has protein sequence MPSREDVAGNKWLAPVAGRALSPELWRFTRRSVPRGVALGLFAAFIIPIGQIFLACLLAFPARANVAVAALLTFVTNPLTLPFWFVVANRVGHFFLKPGSADEVVQAAAQGSSVWNDVNWFAHSAGQAALGFVILAIVSSALGYLVAGWVWRYWIGHKQRERRLRKPGKRGRTPPDMRTEQDE, from the coding sequence ATGCCGAGCCGTGAAGACGTGGCGGGGAACAAGTGGCTCGCGCCGGTCGCGGGACGCGCGCTCAGCCCCGAGCTCTGGCGCTTTACCCGCCGTTCGGTGCCACGCGGCGTGGCGCTAGGCCTGTTCGCAGCCTTCATCATCCCGATCGGGCAGATCTTCCTGGCCTGCCTGCTGGCCTTTCCGGCCCGCGCGAACGTGGCGGTCGCCGCGCTCCTCACTTTCGTGACCAACCCGCTGACCCTGCCCTTCTGGTTCGTGGTCGCGAACCGCGTCGGGCACTTCTTCCTGAAGCCGGGAAGCGCCGATGAGGTGGTGCAGGCCGCCGCGCAGGGCAGCAGCGTGTGGAACGATGTCAACTGGTTTGCCCATTCCGCAGGCCAGGCCGCGCTCGGCTTCGTCATCCTTGCCATCGTCAGCTCGGCGCTGGGCTATCTTGTCGCGGGTTGGGTATGGCGGTACTGGATCGGGCATAAGCAGCGCGAGCGCCGCCTGCGCAAGCCGGGCAAGCGTGGGCGCACGCCGCCGGACATGAGGACGGAACAGGACGAGTGA
- the ltrA gene encoding group II intron reverse transcriptase/maturase, with translation MTRYVMEEVASSANLNQAYKRVKANKGAPGVDGMTVPDLRDWIAGNRERLIASLLDGTYRPSLVRGVEIPKPGGKGAPAGHSDGCRPAGTTGDTASPDPVLDPTFSASSFGFRPGRGAHDALRQARDYVRDGYAIVVDLDLEKFFDRVNHDIVMARLARHIADPRLLVIIRRFLQAGMLSGGVHVERQEGTPQGGPLSPLIANLILDDLDKELERRGHRFCRYADDCNIYVRSQAAGERVMASVTALLEGKLRLRVNQAKSAVAHVRERTFLGHRLTAGGFLSIANKSLTRLKERLRAITRRNRGISLAAMIAQTNAFTTGWVTYYRHARAQTVLREIDSWLRRKLRCVRLKQCKRTMTIATFLRENGVPEWQAWIFALSGKGWWRLSGSPQAAHGMPNAWFDQAGLSSLALQHAALNRTGNRRDTQYVRPVV, from the coding sequence TTGACGCGTTACGTGATGGAGGAGGTGGCCAGCTCGGCCAACCTGAACCAAGCCTACAAGCGGGTGAAAGCGAACAAGGGGGCGCCGGGCGTGGACGGGATGACCGTCCCCGACCTGCGTGACTGGATTGCAGGAAACCGTGAGAGGCTGATCGCCTCGTTACTCGACGGTACTTACCGTCCAAGCCTGGTGCGCGGAGTTGAAATTCCCAAACCCGGCGGGAAAGGTGCGCCAGCTGGGCATTCCGACGGCTGTCGACCGGCTGGTACAACAGGCGATACTGCAAGTCCGGATCCCGTCCTTGATCCGACATTCTCGGCATCGAGTTTTGGGTTCCGCCCCGGACGCGGCGCACACGATGCGCTGCGTCAGGCCCGGGACTATGTGCGGGACGGCTATGCGATCGTCGTAGACCTCGACCTGGAGAAATTCTTTGATCGGGTGAACCACGACATCGTCATGGCCCGTCTGGCCCGGCACATCGCCGACCCACGCCTGCTCGTCATCATCCGCCGGTTTCTACAGGCCGGGATGCTGTCGGGTGGTGTGCACGTCGAACGGCAGGAGGGGACCCCGCAAGGCGGCCCTCTCTCGCCGCTGATCGCTAACCTCATTCTGGATGACCTCGACAAGGAGCTCGAACGCCGGGGCCACCGGTTCTGCCGCTACGCCGACGACTGTAACATCTATGTACGGTCACAGGCAGCGGGGGAGCGCGTCATGGCTTCGGTTACCGCCTTGCTGGAAGGCAAGCTCCGACTCCGCGTCAATCAGGCCAAGAGCGCGGTTGCACACGTCCGGGAACGTACCTTCCTCGGCCACCGTCTGACAGCGGGAGGCTTTTTGAGCATAGCGAACAAAAGTCTCACGCGGCTGAAGGAGCGGCTCAGGGCGATTACGCGCCGCAACCGAGGCATCAGCCTCGCGGCGATGATCGCACAGACCAATGCCTTCACTACAGGGTGGGTCACCTACTACCGACACGCCCGGGCTCAGACGGTTTTGCGCGAGATCGACAGCTGGCTCCGGCGCAAGCTTCGCTGCGTCCGGCTCAAACAGTGCAAGCGCACCATGACGATCGCCACTTTCTTAAGGGAAAACGGCGTCCCAGAATGGCAGGCTTGGATCTTCGCGCTCTCGGGAAAGGGCTGGTGGCGCCTGTCGGGCAGCCCTCAGGCCGCCCACGGCATGCCCAACGCATGGTTCGATCAGGCAGGTCTCTCAAGCCTCGCTCTCCAACATGCCGCCTTAAACCGTACCGGAAACCGCCGTGATACGCAGTACGTACGTCCGGTGGTGTGA